CAAACCGGCAATTGACAGAAGTAAATGGGATCCCTGTGCTTGTCGAAATTGCCGGTGATGAAGCAGAGATTATTCAGGTCATGAGTACAGACCCGATGCATTTTCTTCAACAGGAAGTAAACCCCGGCCAAAAAATAAAGCTGAGCTTGAAATAGGTTTTAGCTTGGAACAGCTTGTATGGTATAATGAAGTAAGATTTTTGTTGCAGCCAGATTAGGCTGCTTTTGTTATTCGGTATAGAATTTTTCGGTAAGGTGATGAGATTGGCAAAAACAAAACGCAGGTCAAAAAAAAAATCGGTGAAGAAATTATCGATTAAATATGAGCTATATGGCTTATTATGTATCGCAATTTCGATTATTGCCGTTCTTCAACTTGGAGTCGTCGGCAATACGTTTGTTTATT
This window of the Bacillus gobiensis genome carries:
- a CDS encoding YlzJ-like family protein, producing the protein MILYTTTPLEIVFANNEKDAANRQLTEVNGIPVLVEIAGDEAEIIQVMSTDPMHFLQQEVNPGQKIKLSLK